The Thermoanaerobaculia bacterium genomic interval TCTACATCAAGCTCGCCGGCCAGGACCGGGCCCGATGGGAGAACCGACGCCAGTTCTTCGCGGTGACGGCGCGGCTGATCCGCCGGATCCTGGTCGACCACGCGCGCGAGCGTGGAGCGGAGAAGCGGGCCGGAGGCGCGATCCGGGTCGAGCTCACCGACGACCTGGCGATCGAGGCTCCCGAAGATATCGACCTGCTCGGCCTCGACCGTGCCCTCGAGCGCCTCGCGAACCTCGATCCGCGCGCCACCGAGGTCGTCGGAATGCATTACTTTCTCGGCTTTTCGGTCGGGGAGATCGCCGACCTCATGGCGCTCTCGACGCCGACGATCAAGCGCGATCTGCGCTCGGCGCGCGCCTTTCTCCAGCTCGAGCTCGCACCATGAGCCAAGCCGAAAGCTGGGCGCGCATCCGGGCTCTCTTCGACGAGGTCGCCGAGCTCGGCGCGGTCGAAGCCGAAGTGAGGGTGAAAGCGCTCGCCGGCGGCGACGTTGAGCTCGAGTCCGAGGTCCGCAGGCTCCTCGCGGCGGACCGGAAGGCCAGCGAAACGCCGCCGCCGAAGTTCGTGCTGCACGCCAGCAATTGGAGCGCTGAGAGCGCTGCGAGCGACGGGAGCGATGGGAGCGGCGGGAGCGATCCGCTCATCGGCCGGCGATTCGGCAACTGGACGCTCGAACGGCCGCTCGGCCGCGGCGGCATGGGGCGCGTCTATCTCGCTCGCCGCGCCGACCGCGCCTTCGAGAAGACCGCGGCGCTCAAGCTCCTGCGCGGCGCGCTCGACAGCGCGAGCTTCCGCGACCGCTTCGCGCGTGAGCGCCGGATCGTCGCGACCCTCGACCACCCGGGGATCGCGCGCCTCCTCGACGGCGGCGAGAGCGCCGACGGGCTGCCCTTCCTCGTCCTCGAGGCGGTCGAAGGCAGCGATCTCATCGCCTGGGCGGACGAGCGCCGGCTCGACGTCACCGGGCGGCTGCGCCTCTTCCGCAAGGTACTCGACGCCGTCGCCTATGCCCACCGCAGGCTGATCGTGCATCGCGACCTCAAGCCGTCGAACATCCTCGTCACCGCCGACGGCTCGCCGAAGCTGCTCGACTTCGGCATCGCGCGGATCCTCGACCAGGAAGAGGGCGCGGACTCTCCAGGCGCGACGCGGACGGGCGAGGCGATGTTGACGCCCGAGTACGCGAGCCCGGAGCAGCGGCGGGGCGATCCGGTCGCAACCGGCAGCGACATTTATTCGCTCGGCATCGTCCTCTACGAGCTCCTGGTCGGCTCGACGCCGCTGCGCGGCCGAACGTCGTCCTCCCCGGCCGGGACTGCGCGAGAAGGGGACCGACCTCCCGAGCGACCGTCGACGGCGGCGCGGAAGCGCAGTTCCGGCTTGACAACGGTGCGGCCCGACGAGATCCGCGGCGACCTCGACGCGATCGTGCTCAAGGCGATCCGGCCGGAGGCCGATGAGCGCTACCGTTCGGTCGAAGAGCTGGCCGCCGAGATCGATCGATTTCTCGAAGGGCGCCCCGTCGAGGCCCGCCGGGGGAGTAACCTCTATCGCCTGGCGAAGTTCGCACGTCGCCATCGCGTGGCGCTCGTCGCTGCGGGGCTGGCCGTGACGGTGTTCGCCGTAACCCTGACCCACTCGGCGCTTCGCCTGCGCGCCGAGCGCGATCGCGCAGAACGGCGCTTCGCCGAGACGCGCGAGCTCGCGCGCAGCCTCCTCTTCGACCTGCACGACTCGATCCGCGATCTCGACGGTGCGACCGCCGCCCGACGCCTGCTCGTCGAGCGGGGCCTGCACTACCTCGAGCGCCTGCGTGATGAATCCACCGGCGATCCGACGCTGCGACGGGAAGTCGTCGAAGGGTATCTTCGTCTCGCCGAGATCTTCTCCGACCGCCGCGCCGCCGCCGGCCTCGAGCTCACGGTCGAAGCGGGGGACCTGCTCGAGAGCGCGCGAGCTCTCATCGAGCCGCACGCCGGAGAGCTCGGCGAGGCAGCGGACCGCCGGCTTCTCGTCCAGGTCCTCGGCGCGACGGTGCGCCGACGTTTCACCGGCGAGATCGAGAGCGAAGTGCGGCTCGCCGCGGCGCAGCGCGCGGTCGAGGTCGCCGCGACGCTGGTGCGCGACTCTCCGGAGAGTGCGGACGATCAGCATCTTCATGCCGAGGCGCTGCGCGACCTGGCGGACCAGCTCGGCTTCGCCGGCCGGATCGCCGAGGCGGCCGGGCCGATCGACCGGGCGTCGGTGGCCGCGCGCCGCGCCGCCGAGTTGCGCCCGGCCGATCGCGAGCTCGAGCTGGCCCAGGCGGAGCTCGAGCTCGCCGCCGCCAAGGTGAGATTCCGCGTCGGGCTTCACCGGGAGGCGCGGGCTTCGCTACAGACGGCGCGCGAGATTCTCGCGCGGCGCGCAGCGGCCGAGCCCGGGAGCGTCGAGCTGCGGGACCGCTTCGCCCTGGCGCTGGCCGAGATCGGCAGCGACGCCTGGCAGAACGGCCGGCCCGAGGAGGGGATGGCCGCTCTCGAGCAGTCGTGCGAGCTGCTGGCGGCGACCGTCGCCGCCGATCCGGCGAACCGCCAGGGGGTGCGCCGCCTGACCAGCGCGCGTACCGAGCTCGCTCTGGCGATGGTTGCGTCGGGGCGGATCGACGAGGCGCTCGCGCGCCATGGCGATGCCCTCGCCGCCCTGTCGCGCGCCCGCGAACGACCGGGCGCGCCGGCCTTCTTGATCTACGACGAGGCGTTCCTCGCAGCGCAGATGGGCAAAGCGGCCGCCCTCGCTTCCAGGGCGGCCGGCGGAGCTCGCGAGCAGGAGTCCCTCCTCGCCCGCGCCCGTGAGTGGTACGAGCGCGCCCTGACACTCCACGCCGAGGGGGTACGCGGAGGCACCGCCTCGCACCAGGAGCCGCAGGCCTGGGAGCAGGTGCAGGCGGCCGCGGCCGAGCTCGGCGTCGACTGACCGTCCGGCCCTACGGCACGAACCCGGACCAGCCGGCGGTCGTCCCGAGGTCGAAGCCGTCGGCGAAGAACGGCTGGTCGATCGCCCAGAGCTCGCGGCCGTAGAAGCCCCCGTCGTTAGCGGCGAAAAGGATGCGATCGCCCAGCTGGACGAGCTCGCTTGGACCGGCGCCAGCTGCGGTAACGACTGCCGGATTCTCGGCCTTCTTCGTGCCGGCGGCGGTGCCGTCGGTCAACCAGGTGTGGACCTCGCCGCTGCCGTCGTTGGCGGCGAAGAACAGCAGGTCAGGCCCTGCCGTGAACTCCCCCGGCGCGCTACCCGCGACCGGCCGGATGTCCCGGACCAGCACGGTGCCGGCCTCGGTGCCGTCACTGCGCCAGAGCTCGTTGTTGCCGAAGTCGTCGCCGCCGTCATTGCCGAGAAAGTAGAGCTCTCCCTGCCAGGCGATGCGCCGCGCATCGTTGCCGCCGCTGCCGGTGCCCGGGAAGAGATCCCGGACGATCGTTGTGCCGACCTCCGTGCCGTCGCTCCGCCAGAGCTCCGGACCGACCAATCCGTCATCCGCGATGAAGTAGACCTCGTCGCCGATCGTCACCGGAAAGTCCGGATTCGACGCCGCCGAGCCGTCCTGGATGTCGGCGATCATGGCGGTCCCGCCCTCCGTGCCGTCGCTCACCCAGGCCTCCCGTCCGGCGACGCCATCGGTCGCGGCGAAGAACAGCCGGCCGCCGAGGGTGGCGAAGGCGCTCGGATTCGCGCCGGTCGAGCCTGAGGTGATGTCGCGTACCAGGGCGACACCGGCGTTCGTCGCGACGTGGAGCTCCCTCCCGACGCCGGCGGCGGTGGCAGTGGCGGCGAAGAAGAGCTGATCGCCGACGACGTGGAGCCCGGCCGGCGACGAGCTACCGGCGCCGGTGGCGAGGTTCGCAACCATCGCGGTGCCGCCTGCGCTGCCGTCGCTCGACCAGATCTCGATGCCGGTGGTGCCGTTGTTCGCTGGAAACCAGGCCAAGCCTGCGAAAGCGACGATCTCCGAAATTTCGGCGCCAGTCCCGCCCCCACGGATGTTCTCGACGAGAACGGTGCCGCCCGGCGTGCCGTCGGTCACCCAGAGCTCGGGGCCGTTCACGCCGTCGTCGGCGACGAAGAAAACCTGCCCTCCCACTGCCGTGAACAGGCGCGGACTCGAGCCGTTGACGCCCGGGAAGGCGTCGAGCAGCATCGCGGTTCCCGCTTCGGTGCCATCGGTAGTCCACGGTTCGCAACCGGTGGCGGGCTCGCAGGCGCGAAAGTAGACCCGGTCGCCAACGGTGACCATCTGGCTGGGACTCGAGTCCGCCCCGGGCGCGATGTCGCGCACCAGCCTGGGCGTGCGCTGGGCTGCAACCGGGCCGACGATGTCGAGACTCAGGAAGCACAACGTGACGACGAACACCGGCAGGCGCTGGATTCGGGCGCGGTCCATGGGGAGTCCTCCTCTCCCAGACGCGGATTCCCCCGCCCGGCGGGATCATGGGAGGGGTCGTCCGGCGCCCGCGAGCCCTCGGCGGCTTTCGCCGAATCGCCTTCCCGCCGCGGATTCCATAGAGTGCGGCTCTTGAATCTGCCCATCCTCTGGAAATGAGCCTCACGCCCGGCACCCGCCTCGGCTCCTACGAGATCACCGCCAAGCTCGGGGAAGGCGGCATGGGGGAGGTCTATCGCGCCACGGACCTTCGCCGCGAGCGCGAGACCCGAGCCTGATGCGCATCCTGCGCGCCTCCGGCACCCGCGTGCTTTCCGTGTTCGCCGCCTTTGCCGGGATTTCCGCGCTCCCGGGAATCCCCGCGATCGCAGGCGGCGGCGGAGGCGGCGGCGCCGCCGGCGAGCCCCAGGCTCGACTCGTCGCGCGCAGCGTCCTGCCGGCGCGCAGCTTTCGCACCGGCTCGCCACCGTCGGGCGCCTTCTTGACGGCGGAGGAGCGCGCTGTCGCCGCCGGCAACGGCCTGAGCGGGCCGGCAGCCGGTCCCTATTTTCCGCGGCAGCCGGTGCAGGGGTTCTCGAGCATGGTCCCGGCCGTCGACGGCAACTGGTGGGCGCTCGCCGACAACGGCTACGCCTGGCGTGGCAACTCGGCCGACTGGCAGCTCGTGCTCTACCGGCTCGACCCGCAGTGGGGCTCGCCTGCCGGCCCGCGGCTCATCGAGGCTATTCTGCTGCGCGATCCCGACCGCCGGATTCCGTGGACGATTGTCTGCGATCCCGGCTCCGGCATACGGCTTCCCGACCTCTCCTTCAACGCCTTGCCGCTCCCGCCGGCGGCCTGCGGCGACGACCTCGAAGCGCGCCTCCTGACCGGTTTCGACTTCGACCCGGAGTCTTTCGTGCTCGCGTCCGACGGCAGCTTCTGGATCAGCGAGGAGTTCGGGCCTTTCCTCCTCCACTTCGCTGCCGACGGCCTCCTGGTCGAGCCGCCGGTCGCCGTGCCCGGCGTCCGCTCGCCGCAGAATCCGTTTCTCGATTTCACCCGTCGTGCGCACCCCGAAGCGCCCACGATCGCGGCCAGTCGCGGCTTCGAGGGGATGGCCATCAGCCCCGACGGCGACACCCTCTTCGCTCTGCTCGAAGGAGCCGTGACCGGCGACGACGCGCAGGATCTCCGGATCTACGTCTATCGCATCGCGGCGCGGCGATTCGAAAAGAGCCACCTCCGCGTCCGGCTCGAGGCCGCTTCGCAGACGGTCGACCTGACGAAGCTCGAATACCCGGGCGGCGCCCGCCTCTTTCCGGACGCCGCCGCGCCGGCGAGTGGTCCGGTGGCGATCGGAGAGCTCAAGGCAGTCAACGACCACGAGCTCTTGATGATCGAGCGCGACAATCTGGGCGACGACGAGCGCGCGCCGCGATTCAAGAAGGTCTTTCTGCTCGACACCCAAGGCGCCGCCGAGCGTGGCGGTCATGTCGGCAAGACCCTGCTGCTCGACCTCCTGGCCCTCCCCGATCCGGACGCCGTCGGCGGCGACGGCGACTTCTTCCGCCTGCCGTTCTACACCATCGAGTCGGTGCATCTGGTCGACGAGCGCACCCTCCTCGTGGCCTCGGACAACAACCTTCCGTTTTCGAACGGGCGTGCCCGTGGAGGGAGCAGCGACCGCAGGGGCCCGCTCGCCTCCGACGAGACCGAGCTGGTCCTGGTGCGCCTCGGCACGCCGCTGCGCGCCGACCCCCGGCTGCTGCCGCGCGCTTCTCAGACGGTCGGCAAGTGACGGCGCGAGGATCGATTCCCCTCTCGGCCCCGACGTAGCCACCGTTGGGGAGGGCTCCGGCAGTGCAGGGAACGCCCGGCGGCCGGTCGTGCCCGAAGTCGATCATCTGCTCGGAACGCGGCTGGGTCGAGCCGCGCGGCAGCAGTTCTACCGCGGTCTCGTCGACGCGAGCTACCTGCTCGTCGACCTCCCGCAAGAGCGAGTGGCGCGCATTCGCGAGATCGACGAGCAGTTCCCGGAGCTCGATCTCGGCTTCGTCGACAGCGCGCTGGTGGCCCTCTCCGGAACGACCGGCGTGAGACGCATCGCAACTGCCGACCGCAGACGTTTCACGCCGCTCGCCCGCGCTTTCGACCTGACCCTCGTACCCATGCCGCCCGAGACGCCCTTCACGCCCTGATTCCTGATTCCATACGTTCAGAACCCGCCGGCTCCTCCAGGAGATCCGCGCAAGCTCGGCGAGGGCGGCACGAAGGAGACCCTCTTCGTCCGCTCCGGCACGATGTCGCGCTGCAACGCCGTCCCGGGACGAGATGCGGCTTCGCTGAACGAAGCTCGCCAGCGGAGGGTCGGGTCGCGTAGAATGCACTGCCGCGCGTGGATTGGGCGATTCCAGGCCCCGGTTCGTGCCGGTCTCCAATTTCTGCTGCCTTCTCCGCTCGGTCGCTTCGTCGCCAGTTTGTCGACGAGGTGCCACGCGGTCGTGCGGGTGGCAGGCTAAAACTCCACATCGAAAGGAATCCCATGACTGCGAAGAAGACCAAGGACATCCAGGCCACCGCTCGCGCCCCGAAACCGAAGCAGGCCAGCAAGTCGCCCGGTTCACCGGCGGCAAAGAGTGCGGCGACGCCGAAAGCGACGCCGAAACCGGCCAAGGCTGCAAAAGGCGCCGCGATAAAGGCGCCGACAAAGAAGGCCTCCGCACCGCGCAAGAAGTCTGCGATCGCAGCGAAGCCGCGCACGCTCCCGCCGGTCGTCGTCGCGACAGAGGCCGTTCCGTCCCCCCCGAAACCCCCTTCCCGGGACAGGATCGCCGCCCGTGCGGCCGAGATCTGGCGCGAGACGGGCGGCGCCCCGTTCGAGAACTGGATCCGCGCCGAGCGCGAGCTCGGCGCCTGACCGGGGGGCCAGACACCTCGCCGGAGCGACCGGATAGGATCGTCCCCGAGCTACCCATTTCGTATTCCGGGAGCTTCCGAGGTGTTGCGCGCATGAACCTTCCCGACCGCAACCGCAGTGAGTTCTCGCTCTCCGCAGCCCGGAACCACCTCGCCCGCACTCCGGCGGTACTCGACACCTGGCTGCGCGATCTGCCGGAGGAGTGGGCCCGGGCGAACGAGGGGGGCGAGAGCTGGAGCCCCTGCGACGTCGTCGGTCATCTGATCCACGGCGAGAAGACCGACTGGATTCCACGCCTGACGCGGATCCTCGAGCACGGCACCGGCGTGCCGTTCGAGAAGTTCGACCGCTTCGCCCAGTTCCGCGACTCGGAGGGTAAAGCGCTCGGGGAGCTCCTCGACGAGTTCGCGCGCCGGCGCGCCGAGAGCCTGCGCGCGCTCGATGGCCTTGCACTCGACAGCGCCGCGCTCGACCGGCAGGGTCGCCATCCCATTCTGGGGGAAGTCACCGCGCGCCAGCTTCTCGCCACCTGGGTGGCGCACGACCACGACCACATCGTGCAGATCGCCCGCGTCATCGCCGCCCAGTACGCCGAGGAAGTCGGCCCCTGGCGCC includes:
- a CDS encoding serine/threonine protein kinase; translation: MSQAESWARIRALFDEVAELGAVEAEVRVKALAGGDVELESEVRRLLAADRKASETPPPKFVLHASNWSAESAASDGSDGSGGSDPLIGRRFGNWTLERPLGRGGMGRVYLARRADRAFEKTAALKLLRGALDSASFRDRFARERRIVATLDHPGIARLLDGGESADGLPFLVLEAVEGSDLIAWADERRLDVTGRLRLFRKVLDAVAYAHRRLIVHRDLKPSNILVTADGSPKLLDFGIARILDQEEGADSPGATRTGEAMLTPEYASPEQRRGDPVATGSDIYSLGIVLYELLVGSTPLRGRTSSSPAGTAREGDRPPERPSTAARKRSSGLTTVRPDEIRGDLDAIVLKAIRPEADERYRSVEELAAEIDRFLEGRPVEARRGSNLYRLAKFARRHRVALVAAGLAVTVFAVTLTHSALRLRAERDRAERRFAETRELARSLLFDLHDSIRDLDGATAARRLLVERGLHYLERLRDESTGDPTLRREVVEGYLRLAEIFSDRRAAAGLELTVEAGDLLESARALIEPHAGELGEAADRRLLVQVLGATVRRRFTGEIESEVRLAAAQRAVEVAATLVRDSPESADDQHLHAEALRDLADQLGFAGRIAEAAGPIDRASVAARRAAELRPADRELELAQAELELAAAKVRFRVGLHREARASLQTAREILARRAAAEPGSVELRDRFALALAEIGSDAWQNGRPEEGMAALEQSCELLAATVAADPANRQGVRRLTSARTELALAMVASGRIDEALARHGDALAALSRARERPGAPAFLIYDEAFLAAQMGKAAALASRAAGGAREQESLLARAREWYERALTLHAEGVRGGTASHQEPQAWEQVQAAAAELGVD
- a CDS encoding DinB family protein: MNLPDRNRSEFSLSAARNHLARTPAVLDTWLRDLPEEWARANEGGESWSPCDVVGHLIHGEKTDWIPRLTRILEHGTGVPFEKFDRFAQFRDSEGKALGELLDEFARRRAESLRALDGLALDSAALDRQGRHPILGEVTARQLLATWVAHDHDHIVQIARVIAAQYAEEVGPWRQFLRVISGQPG
- a CDS encoding esterase-like activity of phytase family protein, giving the protein MRILRASGTRVLSVFAAFAGISALPGIPAIAGGGGGGGAAGEPQARLVARSVLPARSFRTGSPPSGAFLTAEERAVAAGNGLSGPAAGPYFPRQPVQGFSSMVPAVDGNWWALADNGYAWRGNSADWQLVLYRLDPQWGSPAGPRLIEAILLRDPDRRIPWTIVCDPGSGIRLPDLSFNALPLPPAACGDDLEARLLTGFDFDPESFVLASDGSFWISEEFGPFLLHFAADGLLVEPPVAVPGVRSPQNPFLDFTRRAHPEAPTIAASRGFEGMAISPDGDTLFALLEGAVTGDDAQDLRIYVYRIAARRFEKSHLRVRLEAASQTVDLTKLEYPGGARLFPDAAAPASGPVAIGELKAVNDHELLMIERDNLGDDERAPRFKKVFLLDTQGAAERGGHVGKTLLLDLLALPDPDAVGGDGDFFRLPFYTIESVHLVDERTLLVASDNNLPFSNGRARGGSSDRRGPLASDETELVLVRLGTPLRADPRLLPRASQTVGK
- a CDS encoding hyalin, translating into MDRARIQRLPVFVVTLCFLSLDIVGPVAAQRTPRLVRDIAPGADSSPSQMVTVGDRVYFRACEPATGCEPWTTDGTEAGTAMLLDAFPGVNGSSPRLFTAVGGQVFFVADDGVNGPELWVTDGTPGGTVLVENIRGGGTGAEISEIVAFAGLAWFPANNGTTGIEIWSSDGSAGGTAMVANLATGAGSSSPAGLHVVGDQLFFAATATAAGVGRELHVATNAGVALVRDITSGSTGANPSAFATLGGRLFFAATDGVAGREAWVSDGTEGGTAMIADIQDGSAASNPDFPVTIGDEVYFIADDGLVGPELWRSDGTEVGTTIVRDLFPGTGSGGNDARRIAWQGELYFLGNDGGDDFGNNELWRSDGTEAGTVLVRDIRPVAGSAPGEFTAGPDLLFFAANDGSGEVHTWLTDGTAAGTKKAENPAVVTAAGAGPSELVQLGDRILFAANDGGFYGRELWAIDQPFFADGFDLGTTAGWSGFVP
- a CDS encoding RNA polymerase subunit sigma-70, which translates into the protein YIKLAGQDRARWENRRQFFAVTARLIRRILVDHARERGAEKRAGGAIRVELTDDLAIEAPEDIDLLGLDRALERLANLDPRATEVVGMHYFLGFSVGEIADLMALSTPTIKRDLRSARAFLQLELAP